In the Clostridium sporogenes genome, one interval contains:
- a CDS encoding ABC transporter ATP-binding protein — protein MNILEVKDLNINFGGITAIDNLNFSVNEGEILGVIGPNGAGKTTLYNAITGIYRPSKGDIFLNNKKITGTKPYKISRLGIARTFQNIRLFNSLTVLENILVGRVSELKKLVKLNPYMEEIFDILKVVGLEKVINNIASDLPYGQQRKVEIARALAISPKVLLLDEPAAGMNNYEKRDLKNLINILREDFNITVLIIEHDMGVIMDLCDRILVLDYGKRIAEGSPEEISNDNNVIKAYMGKGIKEI, from the coding sequence ATGAACATATTAGAAGTAAAAGATTTAAATATAAATTTTGGGGGAATAACTGCAATAGATAACTTAAATTTTTCGGTAAACGAAGGAGAGATATTAGGGGTTATAGGGCCTAATGGAGCTGGTAAAACTACATTATATAATGCTATTACAGGAATATATAGACCTAGTAAGGGAGATATATTTTTAAATAACAAAAAAATAACGGGAACGAAGCCTTATAAGATAAGTAGATTAGGTATTGCAAGAACCTTTCAAAATATAAGGCTATTTAATTCTTTAACAGTTCTTGAAAATATTTTAGTAGGTAGGGTAAGTGAATTAAAAAAACTTGTTAAATTAAATCCTTATATGGAAGAAATCTTTGATATTTTAAAAGTTGTAGGATTGGAAAAAGTAATTAACAATATTGCCTCTGATTTACCCTATGGACAGCAAAGAAAGGTAGAAATAGCTAGGGCTTTGGCTATTTCACCTAAGGTATTACTTTTAGATGAACCAGCGGCAGGTATGAATAATTATGAAAAACGGGATTTGAAAAATTTAATCAATATACTTAGAGAAGATTTCAATATAACAGTACTTATCATAGAGCATGACATGGGAGTTATAATGGATTTATGTGACAGAATTCTAGTATTAGATTACGGGAAGAGAATTGCTGAAGGTAGCCCAGAGGAAATAAGCAATGATAATAATGTAATAAAAGCTTATATGGGTAAAGGTATAAAGGAGATTTAA